The sequence CTATATCACTGAAGGTGTCCATGACTATGGCTAGAACCTGGATGCAGAGATGAACAACTAGTCTTAGATTTGAACAAAGTTTAGAGATTTGGTGTGGTGAGATGAGAATATTACAACTTACCTTGGTGGCTTTATTGATAAACTGACGCAACATATCTTTCATGCTGGACCCGCTGGTTTGGAAGTGCACATCAACATCAGGGAGCCCCTGCAGCTGAGGACGCGAGTCTTCCGCTGGCCAGCCATGGTCCAACTCCGGTGGGGACCTTTCTGTGGCCGACGGTAAATAAGTCTGGCTCGAGTTAGAGTCTGTCTCCGGTCCATGACCACAATCTTCACCGTCCTTTGAGTTGCCTGTGTCTGATACATTTGCTTTCATGTAGTTTTTCTCCCGTGTAGACAAGAAGTCGACTTCTCCATCTTTGGTTAGGACCTCCTTGTAGGCGCCCAGGCCTCCATCCAACAGTGCGTCAGTAGCTAGGCGAGCGCTCTCGTTGTGGCTGAGGTCAAGGGGAGCGCACTCCTGAAGAGACAGACATCGTATGCCTTGTAGTCGCCTCCTCACTTTTCCCACGGGTTTCGATTGAAAACAAGAGCTCCAATCTTTTTGCGGCTGCATGATTAATAATTCCATTTGGAACAAACACTTGTTCTTCTGAAATGTGTCCTGTGGATCATTGTATTTTAGCCACGAACGAAAATGCACGGACAATACACGGATTATCTCTGCTGTATTCTGCTCATTGATTAACCTGTTCACCGCAGCCACGGAGAAGACGGAATACAACCAACCAAGGCATTATCAAACCAAGGGTTGTAGCCTCGGGTCTACGGGTGGGGTCGAGACGAGAAAGTGAAGACGCGAGACGAGAACAGGTGACGCGCCTGGGGGAGCTATGTGGGAACgtagagtaggctacatttcacaGCGTTACGCGCAGCGGTGTGACTTTACTGAACATTTGCTGTCAGTTATGATTAGACATTTTGGAGGCTAGCGGAAAGTTTTCATAAGTGCAATTCACTGCTCCCCACCTTAGCCAGAAGGTTAAGATTTTTGTTAACAGTTAATGAAACGTTAAGCCACAGCCAGTGTGCATTTACTTTCCCCCATAGTTTCTTCCGATTTCTATGTTAATTTCTTTGCACCAGagactttctcactcacacccacacactactAAGTAAAGCACCTGAGGAACAGTTTTGTTCTGCCAGATAGTGAATGGATCAGTGAACATCCTATTTGCCCATACTTGATACTGCCAGAGGTTGTGCAACTCTTAAACTGCacaagcacaaaacacacagtagACATAAGAAATTAAAAACCAATGGCTAGAAAACTTTATTTACAATTCAACAAGAATCTACATCAAGTTACtctcaaataaattaaaaaagcaaaagcaaaagcaaTTTGGGCACAACAAAACCTGTGGTCTTTCCAAAATTCCCAAGGCAATATTCAGATGTGACATTAAGGAGTGCAAATCTGTGTAGTTGCCACATGTAAAACTGACGATGCTTAATTTTTTTTAAGATGGAATGCTGTATGGACGTTTTATGAATGCTGCTTCATTTGTTGATGGAATGCTGTAGGAATGGCCTCTTTTCACAGAGGAACTTGGGGATTAGCGAGGTTGGGCAGGGGCCTTGAAGACCTGTTTCTCTAGTCACTGGGAGACGGCGCTACTGGAGTACGTGCTGCCGTCGCCTACTTTGGCACGGGCCAGTTTCTGCCGAAGCTCCCTGACCTCCTTCATCAGCTCGCGCTCCTTACAGTCCAGCTCTGTTCGGCCACGGTCCAGGGAGACTGCAAAGTCACACCGGCACCTCACATATTAGTGATTTAAGTCATGATTCACAGGGCTCacatgatgtgcatgtgtggcgATACCAGCTTGTTCAATTCCAGAGCTGCaactaacaattttttttttataatcgATTGGTCTGTTGATTGTTTTCTATTCAGTCggttaattttttttattaatcgaTGAGTTGTTTGATCAACAAAATATCATGAAatggtgaaaaaaaatattgattaTTGCCTCTCAAAGCTAAACCCTGCCAAACATTCCGTTACTGTCATAGAGGAGTACGTGAAGAAGACAACATTCAGGTTGAAGAAATTGCAATCAGAGAATTTGTAGGTATTTTTTAAGAATATATTGGTCAATGAATTGTTGCAGCCCTAATCCAATCCCTCCTCATTTACGCTGTCCTCCCAAGAAATGAAAGATATAGATGGGTGTATTTAACTTGGGTGAAAGGAAAAGCTAAAGGCTGGTCTTTTGGGGTATGGTCATACTCACAGGTGGTAGAGCTTTCTGAAGGGGACTGGTTGTTCAGGCAGACCGGAATGCCATTGGGCTGTGTGGGGGGTGAATGGGACTGGTGTCCTCGGTCTCTTGTTGGGAAGGGAGATGTGAGGTCCTGCTCCCTTTGATGATCTATAATGAGAAAGTGGCTAATGTGAGCCATAATATGTATGGCCTCTGCAGCTGTGACCTTATCAATTAGCTTAAGCTGAAATGAAAAGATTCCAGTGCTCCCTCCAGGGACAAGGTGAAGTGTGCCAGTAAtgccacaaaacaaacaaacaccaggcTGTGCCAAATGTGTGTCTCAGTTCAGTCCGACCGAGTTTGGTTCTGCACTCTGGAAAGTGCAAAACTTTGTGTACCATTGGGAAAAGAAACAGTGATGTGACAGGACTTACCATACGTCTCGCCCTGACACTGAGATTTCAGGGATTCCTGGGAGAGCTCATCTCCTGGCGAGGCCTCCACCATGGTAGCCACCTGCTGATGAtgcctcttcttcctctccctcctctcctcctccagctgggcTTGTCGggacaccacctcctcccactGTCACCACAGAATaagacacaaaaaacacagacGCTCAGAAAAGCAGGCAAATGTCACAACGGTGAGGTCTGAAGATCTCGATCCGTGCTCTAAAATAATGTTTATACAAGTGTCATTATAGAGTTCTGGATACTGATGCTCGTCTTTGATGCTTTATAATATGTTattatattttatgtattttggCAATTCTGTATTTAATTagccatatgtatgtatgtgtatgtgtgtgtgtgtgtgtgtgtgtgtgtgtgtgtgtgtatctccaaTGTCCCAGGTAATATTCAGGCAGGAAGAGCTCAGAAGCTGGTGGCATCTGGTTGACCAGGTTTCTCTACATATCATGTTTTTGGTTTTCCATGACCACAGTGTGAAGACTAAATGTTCAGTCACTTCAGAGTAAATAGATTTTAATTGTTAGTCTGGTACGCATGACGTGTCTTATGACGAATCAGACCAGGgtcgcgtttcccagatttgttaagaagctcttaagtgctaagaacttcttagcagcgttcttagagcactcctaagaagttcttagcacttaagagcttcttaatgagtCTGGGAAATGCGGCCCTTTACGGTTATTGGTAGaaataacaataaatacatttatttgttataCATTCAAATTTGTTTCTCACTTCTTGATTTCATGTTGCGTAATGTAAAGTAAACTTTTCATCTTCACTCCATGGACATGGAAACCCAAAACCATGACATTTAGGGAAACCTGGTCATCCAGATGAGAGCAGCTGATTCTCCGAAGGAGTTCCCAAATGAGCAGCTTGCTACCAAACCACTTTCATATGTCCCTCGACCCTTGACCCTCGACCTTGTCTGACCTTCCTGCCCTCCGCTACGAGTTGGACGAGCTCCTCCTCTTTGGCATGCGTCTCTTGGGTCATCTGGGTCAGTAGCTGCTGCCGCCTCTTCTGGTCAGCGTCGGCCTGCTCCAGACGCTTCAGAACCTCGGCCTGCCACTCGTGATCTGCTCCAAGCTGGCCCTCCTCAGCCACAGACTCCTCCAGCACCTGAGGACCACCACAGAACAAGCTCCCTGATGCTCTGCCATCGAAACATCCATGCAAGGCAAACAAACATGCCAACTGCACCTCGATGGAACGGACTGACAGACCATCTCGGACTCCACCATCACAGAAGAGTGTAAAGAGAGCAATACCTTGAGGAAACCTGCTCTGTGACCTTTTAGTTTCATTAAAACGGCAGTAAAACATTttggtaagaaaaaaaaagaaaatacaaaaaaacccaCCACTATTCAGTTGGAGCTGATAAGAAGCTTGCTAGCATGCTAAATCAAGTCTTTTGGTGTTGTAGTTGGCAATGTTGTGCTATGAAACGTTTGCAAGGTAGCCCAACATGGAAAACATAATTGGATTGTCCAGCACAACTAGTTGGAATCACAGTGTTTTTATCTCCCTCATATAACCATATACCATAACAATTCCTTTAAGGATTTGAGGACACCAGTACTAGATGCTTACAAAACACACTTTTGTTGCACACTGTCTCTTGAACAGTAATTGACCAGCATGTTTAAAAGGTGGCTTTACTGTGAATGACTATACTCATGTATGAGGTGTACCCTTTTGGTGTCTTGGGTCAGGTCTTGGTCTGTCTGGAGCATATCGCGAAATGCTGTTTCCTCGAGCTCCGCCCGATGTCTGCGGGCACCGAGCTTTGCCTCCACCTCCTGGTTCACCCGCTCTTGTTCCTTCGCTAGTTGCTATGGACACAGAGGGATCTCAATGACACTGATGTATCAGGTTCTTGCAGATATGAGCAATCAGGTGGACATAAATGTATAAATGGTGCCCCctcccaaatacacacagaggTTTAGAAGAATGTTCAATTTGTGATGATAACACAACCATTACTTCATGCGTCACTGGTCATTTTTCTTCACCTGTTCAAAGAGTCGTCTCTTGGCGTCCAACTCCATCTGTCTCACTTCGATGTCCTGCACCGCAGCTGCAGTCTCCTGATCTCTTAGAGCCATCTGGTCACAATACAGACCCCAggaggacaatcacacacacacacacacacacacacacatacgtaagggataatcaacgacgcgccgtgcgtttctaggaaaataatgcacattcgaagtggtaataaggtcccgacgccgcaggcactTCTCGCACTTCgaaaagtgcattattttcctagaaaagcacggcgcggagttgattatcctgcttataccactgctactataattttcgtttatattgccgctgtcttagatacaacgtttctgtttttaccgttacattcacattggcgaattaatattcaagtgtcataagcccaaaaaaaactaactacttcatagccgtgcgtattatcgaaaaataatgcacgttccaaatagcgcatcacaataggacatttgaccaagcagtggtataaacagCAAATAATCTATAGCTTCCTATTTCTAAGTACTCTGTGAAGTCCCTGTCTTACACAACTTTCCTGTGAAAGTTTTATTTTGCCCCAAACAACGGAGTAACCAATACTGCTATTGTATTAGCCAGACTACGTCAACTGTGCGAACACAGACTGAGCTACGGTGCTGCTACAGGGCCCCTGATGGAGCTATGGTGGAGAGTTCAGGACCACTGACTGTGGGTGTCAGATACTACTGACTCACAATTATAATGCGATCAAAAGTTGCATTAAGGTTGCAATTAATTGTGGAGCAATGATTGATTATTTGGGAGTATTTTGTTACTTCCAGTGGCAACACGATGAACATGTACCTTTAAAAGCACCATAGGCAGCAGTTCCGTGGATGAACCACAATAAATGCAAGCATAAGTAGAAGTACTGTCTGTAAGTTTTAAATGTATTGGGTAGTGAATATTTAACTGAAGCTTGCCTAGACTTTCAAAAATCGTATCGCACATCAAATCCCGATATGTGTCAGAATAATCCCAATTCTAATATTTCCCCCCAGATCGTTCAGCTCTGGTGTCTGACCTTCCTCTGGATCTCGTCATCCAGCCTGTGCAGCTGCACGCGGCGCTGGTCCTGCTGGTGGTGCAGGAACCTCCGGCGCGTGGCCTCCACCAGCTGCAGCTCCTTCAGCTTCAGCTCGCGCTTCATGGCCGCAAGCCTGAGGTAGATGGGACATGTTAGTACAGCAATAACTACTACTCCCATAGAATAGAATGACATAGGGCTGCTTGATTAtggtaaaaatcattatcacgattattaaaggtgattactcagtgattttggcaaaataatcattacacagtaatttcccgcatataagccgcattgtataTAAGCCGTAGgaaagtgttttatgcaagttaaaagaaagaaaaccatattaacaccatattaactgcccccctgtattaacctcatagctgaagaaatgttgcaaaatcaatgtataagccgcggctaatagtcaggaaattacggtatttcgattatgctattttcataattgttggaagtcataatcacgattaatcgattcattcgattaattgcacagccctagaATGACAGATTGAGTGAAGTATTGTCAAGGGAAGAAGAGGAGTCAGGAAGAAGTTAGGATAGAGAAGACGGATAGAGAAGAAGGTCCTGCTTAGTGCTAGATTAAGCATGTCCAATTGATAGCAGTGCTAAGAGAGGAGGTACTCTCTGCAGAGTTGGGTCTTCTTCAGGATGCTTTTGAGAGGGACGTTCCTGTTCTAGTAGGAACTGGTAGTATATTCCAGCATTGGAGGAGAGCAACTGTCGGGAGGTGgtatatgcctgtatgagggtaTTCAAATAAGTGGGCGCAGAACTGGAGATTACTTTGTGGGCAAGACATGACCACATGCTTCAAAGTACTAGGGAGAATGTGATATGCGGCAAGGTCCTCGTCTTCCAAAAGAAAACCTTTTCCAGATTTTCTCcaaactgttttctttttctgagactcttttttttgcctttttgttGAAAGTTTTGTTGACTTGACTGTGCACGTTGTCAACATTTTGGTGTATGTATTACTATGAGCAATACTTTTGAGGCTTCGTCAAAACTTCCACTTCAATTTCCATACTTTTCCAATTACATTGTGTGGGGTACCTATTCTCTATATTTTTGGAgcgatttgtttgtttgtttgtttatttgtctgccAGTCAGTCTCTTTATTTCCACAGATTTATGCAAACACTAACCAGCCCTTCATGACGCTTTGTGGCATGGACCCAGGAAGAACCCATTAAAGTATGCAGGGATTGCTTTGAAGGGTTGTGGTGGTGAGGGTGAAGCACGAGTGGTCATTAATGCTAACCCCTAGACAGTCATTTTTTATTCTCACTGCCATGACGGGAACAGTGCCGCCGCTGCAATGTAATCACGATTTGATTAAACGAGAGAAAAGTCCCCTGATTTCCAATAAGTAACCAAAGGAAAATCCCCTGCTTTTTACTGTATCTACTTTGTAACCAACTCTCCCAAGCCAGTCACGCCCTCAAATGAAATAAGTGCAAGACACTTATTTCCACCAAAAATTAAATATCAGAGTCAGTGAGAACTGTGAGTGAGGTGCACTGCTTTCTATGATGGGGGGCTTTTGTAATGTGATGGTTTGAGCTTTTCCGCAAAGTTCTCTAAAAATAGTGTGTTGTGtatactgcagtgtgtgtgtgtgtgtgtggggtgtgtgtgtacggtacatatacatatatttgtgtgcgtgtgtatgcatgtgtgtgagtgtgtgtgcatctgattgtgtatgtgtagtgtgtacgtgtagtgcgtgtgtgtagtgtggcgcgagtgtgtgtgcatctggttgtagtgtgtgtgtgtagtgtgtagtgtatatgtgtgtgagtgtgtgtgcatctggttgtagtgtgtagtgtatatgtgtgtgagtgtgtgtgcatctggttgtagtgtgtatgtgtagtgtgtagtgtatatgtgtgtgtgtgtgtgtgtgcgcatctggtTGTCTATGTctagtgtgtatgcatgtatgtgtgtgagtgtgtgtgcatccggttgtgtgtatgtgtagtgcgtgtgtgtgtgtgtgtgtgtgtgtgtgtgtgtgtgtagtgtagtgtagtgtggcgtgagtgcgtgtgcttTGCCCTCACTTGGTCCTCTGCTCGGCCAGCTTGGCCTCCTCCTGCTGCAGGATGTGCCTGCGCTGGTGCTCGGCCTGCTGGAGCAGCTCCTGCTGCGTGTGCCACGCCTCGTCCTCCGCCTGCTGGCGCACCGCCTCCGACCGCAGCTCCTGCAGCGCCTGCCTTtgctcgcccacacacacacacacacatagagataaacaaacaaactagttCATCCTTAAGTCCACCAGGCAAGCACGGACATGGTAGACACAAAACTTCAAAACAACAACTAAGGAAATATGATATAATTAACTCTCAAAGTTAATGCCTGTATAGCCTCCCAGAATCTTTGGACATTCTTGATGGAGCAACAACTTGAAAAtaaccataacacacactcatttttaCCATTCCATTATGGATATTTCCATTATGTGCTGTGCCAGAAATGGTGGGTCTGTCAGCCCCTGCCCTACCTATTCTACCATGTGTACCCTACCTCGCTCAACCTATCCAGGCCCTACCCAGTCCTACATGTACTACTCAGTGTGatttggttgtggttgtggttgtggttgtggttgtggaggCACCTCTCCCGCAGGTATTGCGCCTCCTGCTGGCGAATGCGCTCGCGCTCCTGCGACTGGTACTCCACGATGAAGGTGGGGTACTGGTTGAAGACGGGGTACTGCCCGCGGAGCAGCGGCTCAAAGTCGCTCAGCGTGGAGCGCGGGTGGATGTCCGCCGGCGTGGCGCTCATCAGCCGATACGTCTCCTTGATCATGGCGCCGATGTCGAAGTTGTTGCGATGGTGGAAGAAGTACTGCGTCCATTGGAAAGGGAGGGCATAAGATTGAAAAGGTTGTTGCAAAAGGTTACTGAGTGGAGGGTCTACATGACACAAACCCCAATCTACAAATCAGAGTctcaatattacattgcattgtaAAGAAATTCTCAAAACAGACAACATGTACCAGGAGTGTACAGTAGTTGTTTTTTCCTTCACATTTTCCCAAAAATATGTCATAAGGGCCTACAGCTGAACtactaaatacacacaaattGCACCATAAAACCACTTACAACATCTTCAGTAAACTTGTGTTAGCATTCTCCTTTTGTGTGCAGTGTAaaaacagtatactgtatatacctaAGCGCCTTATGATCTGCCACTTGTTTTGTGCCAAATCACCCTCTGCAttcattactgtaaatgtaaacagAGCTTGAAAAGCCATCCGGAGTGCGGCTACCTCAAAGTCCTCCCTGAAGGTGAGCATCAGCAGCTGGGCTCGGCAGCAGGTGACGTACGCTACCACGGCCACCAGCAGGAAGGCCGGGTGGTTGGAGAAGACGTTGTCGAACAGCCGGAGCCACTCGTCCCTGGTGAGCACCTCGGAGAAGAGCGTTTCCAGGAGAGGCCACGCGTACAGCTGGACGACAAGGGAATCAGATGGACAAAGCACAGAGCACAGGTTAGGTCTGCGGTAtaaagcagcattcacaccaagaacgataacgataatgataactataaccataacgataaaagcgccCACACTGGCCAACTATAAGGAAATTCTCTCCTCGTGTTAttaaatgtgatggctagaatattacgggttctgattggctgttagctttttatcgttctcaaaatcgctctgaaagtgatcaacaatgATATCggtcttcatgtcgttatcgttatagtttatgtggtaacgttgtcattcatattaatgacagtgatatttatttatagttatcgttcttggtgtgaatggcccttaagCACCGCTCCCTGATGACAGCTCTAAACCCTCACACATGATTGATGTGGTTGAACACATGCTAAACACCACACCATCTGTCAGGTAAGATCACTTCAAATTATATATTTCGGAAATCTACATGTGTGTAGAATGTCTATGTGTTTACAAGGGGATCCATATAATGTCAGCTGGGGGGGCACAACTGGCTGCAGCACTGTATGGACCCCGGGCTCGAGTCCGTCTCGATTTGATCCTACCCCACTTTCTCCCACCCGCTTCACTGTTCTATCACAATAAAGGCAAACACTGCGAAAAAAaggtggtcctttccggatcccaccccaactctctctcccactcacttatctggtctctctctactatcctatctgattaaaggcataaaagccccaaaatatatacttaaaagaatcaaataatttgcagtgaaaaaaaaatcccttcaAAAAAGTCAGCTCATGCCAGTGGTAGTCCGttcctcacctgtgaggtgatGCGGCAGTCGACCAGGTGCTGCAGCAGCTCCCGGTCATGGTGGGCCAGCACGTTCTCCACCATGCTCAGCACATTCAGCGGCGGGTTGGGGTAGTACTCAAACCAGTGCTGGCACCAGCTCACTGTTCATAAGGGGATgcagcaggcttcactcaagagtCAGAATatttttagagtgctgaccaaatTATAAGCTACAATtggaaaaacaggaaaaaaaggcTGCACTATGCATAAATAATCACAATTTAttccacagacgcgtttcggcgttcGGCCTTCCTCAGTATGTCAGGAAGGCAGAACGCCGAAATGCGTCTGTGGAATAAATGGTGACCAACTCACTGTTCCCAAGAGGATGCAGCACGACAACACAACTTCATTACGGTTGTTTTGGCAAAGacagcaacacaacagcagTGTAAACAGCCATTTCTTTTACGTACCAATGACAGTGGCCACCACTTCAAAACAGATGAGCGGATTGTTCTGGAAGAGTTTCACAAATGGAAAGGCCACCAGGGGGAGGTAGTCTGCCTCTCCAAAGATGGCCGACCAGTGAGCAAGCAAAGACAGGAGCCTGAGAGTTGGAGAGcacaagggagggagggagggagacagagaaagagggagtgagaaggagagagcgagagagtagaaaggagagggaaagggagagagggatggagggagtttGCGGTCTTGTCTCTTATCAATGTTTTACCCAAACGTTTTAACCAAACAGAAGAGGGACGGCACTACGAAACTGGCTATATGAGAGGGGGTGTTTCTCATCCAACCCCGCTTCAATAAAACAAGACAACATAAACTTTCTTGCTTCTAAGTGTAGCAACACATGCTGGAATTCTCAGATCTGAGAGCTTCATGTACCTCTGCAGGCCCCGCTGTAGCTTCTGGCTTTTGATGGGGTAGCGTTCCTGGAGAGTCAGGAACGCAGGGTGGAGACCTTTCTCCACCAGGCTGTTGAACGCAGCGTGGTTCTCAGGGAGTTGCAGCAGAGAGCGCCAAACAAACATCCTGCCAGGTGGGAAGAGAATTCAGTTTAGAGAACAGCATGGCCATGGAGGAGTCTTTACTCTAACTGAAACATGAAACAATGGTGCCACGTTTTCAAAAGCTGTGGTAGGAAGAGTGTGGTatcctaaaatatgttttccaGGTTGTACCTGTATTTGGCTGGGTATTCCCCAAAAGTTTTCAGTAAGGCAAGAAGTCGCTTCTTGTTCAATCCGCCAGGTAAATCATTCTGCAATACATTACAAAATGTTTTACAACAAACACATTATCAAGCCA comes from Sardina pilchardus chromosome 6, fSarPil1.1, whole genome shotgun sequence and encodes:
- the tbc1d31 gene encoding TBC1 domain family member 31; translation: MQTTDVGSKVDGKVWYRKPNPSVSNGVIVSVVRTDAHQSKKVRFLQVAYDTTGDSFLAGDHHGNIYVFDISRNRFKLVQKTGQACTALAFSLHRTTEFLVALADYSIKCFDKDTKQLVSWMRGHEGAVSFISVHSSGRYAITTSSDTAQLWDLDTFQRKRKLNIRQSVGIQRVFFLPLSNTILSCFNDDSIFAWESDTLFCKFQLSVPQDGPQIHYKAFAITRDGKTLAAGGRSNLLHLWCLESRQLMRVVQMPPKVRTVRHLEFLPDSFDGGSSQVLGVLSQDGIMRFINIQTFKQLFEIGSIDNTITAVTLCPKGRHVVAVMDTGALNIYSVQGLTQEVNKPPQPLVKVISQDSTADGSGMLVKVRSGAVQRPKTSGRRVPVKVLRPSAVIAGEEKENDLPGGLNKKRLLALLKTFGEYPAKYRMFVWRSLLQLPENHAAFNSLVEKGLHPAFLTLQERYPIKSQKLQRGLQRLLSLLAHWSAIFGEADYLPLVAFPFVKLFQNNPLICFEVVATVIVSWCQHWFEYYPNPPLNVLSMVENVLAHHDRELLQHLVDCRITSQLYAWPLLETLFSEVLTRDEWLRLFDNVFSNHPAFLLVAVVAYVTCCRAQLLMLTFREDFEYFFHHRNNFDIGAMIKETYRLMSATPADIHPRSTLSDFEPLLRGQYPVFNQYPTFIVEYQSQERERIRQQEAQYLRERQALQELRSEAVRQQAEDEAWHTQQELLQQAEHQRRHILQQEEAKLAEQRTKLAAMKRELKLKELQLVEATRRRFLHHQQDQRRVQLHRLDDEIQRKMALRDQETAAAVQDIEVRQMELDAKRRLFEQQLAKEQERVNQEVEAKLGARRHRAELEETAFRDMLQTDQDLTQDTKRVLEESVAEEGQLGADHEWQAEVLKRLEQADADQKRRQQLLTQMTQETHAKEEELVQLVAEGRKWEEVVSRQAQLEEERRERKKRHHQQVATMVEASPGDELSQESLKSQCQGETYDHQREQDLTSPFPTRDRGHQSHSPPTQPNGIPVCLNNQSPSESSTTFSLDRGRTELDCKERELMKEVRELRQKLARAKVGDGSTYSSSAVSQ